One Candidatus Poribacteria bacterium genomic region harbors:
- the rpsB gene encoding 30S ribosomal protein S2: protein MPELTMKALLESGVHFGHRTQRWNPKMAPYIFGERGGIYILDLQKSMRMMRAACGFLRETAAAGGRILFVGTKKQASDIVEEEAARCGQYYVNKRWLGGMLTNWQTITKSIARLAQLDEMDEKKVFDELPKKEVLTLRREQAKLVKNLAGIKAMGRLPSAVVVVDTRVERIAVAEANKLGIPVVAVVDTNCDPDVVDYPVPGNDDAIRSIRLMVALMADAALEGRAYRSEGALEEAAPSSEDQKPQPDEPSDSGSADAEADDGEPEQA, encoded by the coding sequence TTGCCAGAACTCACGATGAAGGCGCTGCTCGAATCCGGGGTTCATTTCGGTCACCGGACCCAGCGTTGGAACCCCAAGATGGCTCCCTACATCTTCGGAGAGCGAGGGGGCATCTACATTCTCGATCTGCAGAAGTCCATGCGCATGATGCGCGCCGCGTGCGGGTTCCTCAGAGAGACTGCGGCAGCGGGAGGTCGCATTCTGTTCGTCGGGACGAAGAAGCAGGCGAGCGACATCGTCGAAGAGGAAGCGGCGCGTTGCGGTCAGTACTACGTCAACAAGCGATGGTTGGGCGGCATGTTGACGAACTGGCAGACGATCACCAAGAGCATCGCCCGTTTGGCACAGTTGGACGAGATGGACGAGAAGAAGGTCTTCGACGAGCTACCCAAGAAGGAAGTCCTGACTCTCCGTCGCGAGCAGGCGAAGCTCGTCAAGAACCTCGCCGGTATCAAGGCTATGGGACGGCTGCCCTCCGCGGTCGTGGTCGTTGACACGCGCGTAGAGCGCATCGCCGTGGCAGAGGCGAACAAGCTGGGCATCCCCGTCGTCGCCGTGGTGGACACGAACTGCGATCCGGATGTCGTCGACTACCCCGTCCCGGGCAACGACGACGCAATTCGCTCGATTCGCCTGATGGTCGCCCTCATGGCGGACGCTGCCCTCGAGGGTCGCGCGTACCGGTCCGAAGGCGCGCTGGAAGAAGCCGCGCCGAGCTCTGAGGACCAGAAGCCCCAGCCTGACGAGCCGTCCGATAGCGGCTCCGCAGACGCGGAAGCCGACGACGGCGAACCCGAACAGGCGTAG
- the murJ gene encoding murein biosynthesis integral membrane protein MurJ, translated as MTRSLVRNAGVLAFFTGISRILGLVRDQVFLALFGAGNSVLNDAYLAAFRIPNLFRDLFAEGAMSAAFVTTFSATRENDGDEKAWALGNRVIAGVAVFVGGLVVLGMIGASVLVGLIAPGFGDIPGKAELTTQLTRILWPFLLLVALAAVWMGMLNAHDRFAVPASASTMFNVGSLAIGVPVAYLMDPSWGPKAMVGMTLGTLAGGALQWLVQVPALRREGFRTRPKLDLRDEGFRKVVALMAPAVVGTAAVQINVTVNTVFATMIAGNGPVSWLSAAFRLMQFPIGVFGVAVGTAMLPALSRSAIRSDMVEYRATLARSLRLVAMLCLPSACGLAILAEPLIGALYQHGRFLQSDTIQTAWALRYYAIGLTGYAAIKVLAPASYALGDARTPALVSVASIAVNLFTNWLFTMRLGWGHRGLALAVSVVALVNSTALLVAISQRIGAPSRRSIIELSKVGLATLAMAAVCWLASVWLGATLGASFAARSTTVMACVALSIVVYWAAAQLLRIQETADVVAMLRRRLRRHA; from the coding sequence ATGACTCGCAGCTTGGTGCGCAACGCCGGCGTCCTCGCCTTCTTCACCGGCATCAGCCGCATTCTCGGACTCGTGCGCGACCAGGTGTTCCTCGCCCTGTTCGGCGCAGGCAACTCGGTGCTGAACGACGCCTACCTGGCGGCGTTCCGCATCCCGAACCTGTTCCGCGACCTGTTCGCTGAGGGCGCGATGAGCGCCGCCTTCGTCACGACATTCTCCGCCACGCGCGAGAATGACGGCGACGAAAAGGCATGGGCGCTTGGGAACCGCGTCATCGCCGGCGTCGCAGTGTTCGTCGGCGGGCTGGTCGTGCTTGGCATGATCGGAGCTTCGGTCTTGGTCGGACTGATCGCGCCGGGCTTCGGCGACATCCCCGGCAAGGCGGAGCTCACGACGCAGTTGACGCGCATTCTCTGGCCCTTCCTCCTCCTGGTCGCTCTTGCCGCGGTGTGGATGGGCATGCTGAACGCCCATGACCGGTTTGCCGTGCCCGCGAGCGCCTCGACGATGTTCAACGTGGGCTCTCTCGCCATCGGCGTGCCGGTCGCGTATCTGATGGACCCGTCATGGGGTCCCAAGGCGATGGTCGGTATGACGCTGGGCACGCTGGCGGGCGGCGCGCTCCAATGGCTGGTGCAAGTGCCCGCCCTGCGCCGCGAAGGTTTTCGGACGCGCCCGAAGCTCGACCTGCGCGATGAGGGCTTCCGGAAGGTGGTTGCGCTGATGGCTCCAGCCGTCGTCGGAACCGCAGCCGTCCAGATCAATGTGACGGTGAACACGGTGTTCGCGACGATGATCGCCGGCAACGGGCCCGTATCGTGGCTGAGCGCCGCGTTCCGGCTGATGCAGTTCCCCATCGGCGTGTTCGGCGTGGCGGTCGGTACGGCGATGCTGCCGGCTCTGTCGCGGTCCGCGATTCGGTCCGACATGGTCGAGTATCGCGCCACGCTCGCCCGGTCGCTGCGCCTGGTCGCCATGCTGTGCCTGCCAAGCGCCTGCGGATTGGCGATCTTGGCGGAACCGTTGATCGGTGCGCTGTATCAGCACGGGCGGTTCCTCCAGTCGGACACGATCCAGACGGCATGGGCCCTGCGCTACTACGCGATCGGGCTGACCGGCTACGCGGCGATCAAGGTGCTAGCTCCCGCCTCCTATGCCCTGGGCGATGCCCGAACGCCTGCGTTGGTCAGTGTGGCGTCCATCGCCGTCAATCTCTTCACGAACTGGCTGTTCACGATGCGGCTTGGCTGGGGACATCGCGGCTTGGCTCTTGCCGTGTCGGTCGTCGCATTGGTGAACAGCACCGCTCTTCTGGTGGCGATCTCGCAACGCATCGGCGCGCCTTCGCGCAGGTCGATCATCGAGCTGTCGAAGGTAGGTCTCGCGACGCTCGCCATGGCGGCTGTGTGTTGGCTCGCGTCGGTGTGGCTGGGTGCGACGCTCGGGGCGTCGTTCGCCGCCCGGTCGACGACCGTCATGGCGTGCGTCGCGCTGTCGATTGTCGTCTACTGGGCTGCTGCGCAACTGCTGCGCATCCAGGAGACCGCCGACGTCGTGGCAATGCTCCGGCGTCGTCTCCGTCGCCACGCGTAG
- the tsf gene encoding translation elongation factor Ts, with protein sequence MEITAAMVKELREATGAGIMDCKVALTDSNGDMARAKELLREKGMKTFEKKQSRSASEGVVGSYIHAGGKIGVLVEVNCETDFVARTEAFQTFVKEVAMQVAATNPSYISREDVPEDVLETERRILRVQAQEERKPENVIEKIIEGRLRKFYEANCLLEQAYIRDEDKNIEALLKELVAKVGENIVIRRFARFHVGQSGS encoded by the coding sequence ATGGAAATCACGGCAGCGATGGTCAAGGAGCTCAGGGAGGCGACGGGCGCCGGCATCATGGACTGCAAAGTGGCGCTCACTGACTCCAATGGCGACATGGCGCGCGCCAAAGAACTGCTGCGCGAGAAGGGCATGAAGACCTTCGAGAAGAAGCAGTCGCGCAGCGCCAGCGAAGGCGTGGTCGGTTCATACATCCACGCTGGAGGCAAGATCGGCGTTCTCGTGGAGGTGAACTGCGAGACGGACTTCGTCGCGCGGACGGAGGCGTTCCAGACGTTCGTCAAGGAAGTCGCGATGCAGGTCGCCGCGACGAACCCATCGTACATCTCGCGGGAGGACGTTCCAGAGGACGTGCTGGAGACGGAACGGCGGATTCTGCGCGTTCAAGCGCAGGAGGAGCGGAAGCCCGAGAACGTCATCGAGAAGATCATAGAGGGCAGGCTTCGGAAGTTCTATGAAGCCAACTGCCTGCTCGAGCAGGCATACATCCGCGACGAAGACAAGAACATCGAGGCTCTGCTGAAGGAGCTCGTCGCCAAGGTTGGCGAGAACATCGTGATCCGTCGGTTCGCACGCTTCCATGTCGGTCAGAGCGGTTCGTAG